The following are from one region of the Takifugu rubripes chromosome 12, fTakRub1.2, whole genome shotgun sequence genome:
- the oprd1a gene encoding opioid receptor, delta 1a has translation MEPVTVSGASGASGVSGAQLSLSDLFSVLPLNVSLPDEAAAERLQNSSRQEVPGRSAAGLIIAVSITALYSLICVVGLLGNILVMYGVVRYTKMKTATNIYIFNLALADALATSTLPFQSAKYLMSTWPFGEVLCKLIIAIDYYNMFTSIFTLTMMSVDRYIAVCHPVRALGFRTPVKAKLINVLIWVVSSAIGVPIIVMAVTKVGNNGKIMCMLKFPDPDWYWDTVTKICVFIFAFVVPVLVITICYGLMILRLKSVRLLSGSKEKDRNMRRITRMVLVVVAAFIVCWTPIHIFIIVKTMVEIDTRNPFVIASWHLCIALGYTNSSLNPVLYAFLDENFKRCFRDFCLPCRTRMEQNHLARGRNAAREPVSVCSPTETGRKPA, from the exons atggagCCGGTCACGGTGTCCGGGGCGTCCGGGGCGTCCGGGGTGTCCGGGGCGCAGCTCTCCCTGTCCGACCTGTTCTCCGTCCTCCCCCTGAACGTCTCCCTCCCGGACGAAGCGGCGGCGGAGCGGCTGCAGAACTCCAGCCGCCAGGAGGTTCCGGGGCGCAGCGCCGCGGGGCTCATCATCGCCGTCTCCATCACGGCTCTGTACTCGCTGATCTGCGTGGTGGGACTGCTGGGCAACATCCTGGTCATGTACGGGGTGGTCAG ATACACCAAGATGAAGACGGCCACCAACATCTACATCTTCAACCTGGCCCTGGCCGACGCCCTGGCCACCAGCACGCTGCCGTTCCAGAGCGCCAAGTACCTGATGAGCACGTGGCCCTTCGGCGAGGTGCTGTGCAAGCTCATCATCGCCATCGACTACTACAACATGTTCACCAGCATCTTCACCCTCACCATGATGAGCGTGGACCGCTACATCGCCGTGTGCCACCCGGTCCGGGCCCTCGGGTTCCGGACGCCGGTCAAGGCCAAGCTGATCAACGTCCTCATCTGGGTGGTGTCCTCTGCTATCGGGGTGCCCATCATCGTCATGGCTGTGACCAAAGTGGGGAACAACG GAAAAATCATGTGCATGCTGAAGTTCCCGGACCCCGACTGGTACTGGGACACCGTGACGAAGATCTGCGTCTTCATCTTCGCCTTCGTGGTTCCGGTCCTGGTGATCACCATCTGCTACGGGCTGATGATCCTGCGCCTGAAGAGCGTCCGCCTGCTCTCCGGCTCCAAGGAGAAGGACCGGAACATGCGGCGCATCACCCGCatggtcctggtggtggtggcggcctTCATCGTCTGCTGGACCCCCatccacatcttcatcatcgtgaAGACCATGGTGGAGATCGACACCAGGAACCCGTTTGTGATCGCCAGCTGGCACCTGTGCATCGCTCTGGGCTACACCAACAGCAGCCTGAACCCCGTCCTCTACGCCTTCCTGGACGAGAACTTCAAGAGGTGCTTCAGGGACTTCTGCCTCCCCTGTCGCACCCGGATGGAGCAGAACCATCTGGCCCGCGGCCGCAACGCCGCCAGGGAGCCGGTGTCCGTCTGCTCCCCGACGGAAACGGGGAGGAAGCCGGCATGA